Part of the Ignavibacterium album JCM 16511 genome, TCCCGATTTTATTCGGAAAGAACGGAATTTTTCTTTTTCTTTCTTCCTCAAACAATCCTTCAGCTTTTAGTTTTTGCTTCAATCTTTCAAACGCTGCCTGAAGTTCACCTTCACCAGCAGGTTTCATGCTTCGAACATCAACCTGATAATTACCACGAGGAGGATAAACCGTTATTCTTCCAGTTACAACTACCTTCATTCCATCTTGTGGAGTGAAGAAAACATAGTTGTTCAATCCACGCCACATCGTACAATTGATTACAGCATTTTCATCTTTAAGATTGAAATACCAGTGACCGGAAATATGAGATTTAAAATTGGATATTTCCCCTTCTACTGAAATATTATCAAATGCTGACTCAAGTACAAATTTTATTGATTGGGTCAGTTCACTAACAGTGAATATTTGTTTTTCTTCATTCAATAGTTAATAGAAACAGAATCTAAGATTTATAAAAAATTATTTTTTCATTTCTATGTTATTATCGAGTTTACTGTAATCTAATTCGGAACCAAGCAAACTGTGAGGAATAAGAAATACAACAAACATCAGAATTGAAGCAGCAACAATCCATCTTTGTAGCTTTGATGAACGTTTCATCATCACAAATGCGATTAACCATCCAATAAGTGCAATAAGGGTTTTATTATCAGTAAGGTCATAACCAAACGGAAATCCGGTCCATAAAGCACCAAAGGCAAAATACTGCACCAAAGGACCGAATATAAATCCACCAAGAATCAGAAATATCAGTGTAAGATAAACAAGTTTATTGTATTTGGGTTCTTTATTAAAATATTCCAATCCTGCTCTTGTTGAAAAAAGCATCGCAAGAAAAATAAAAAAAATATGCGGAATCAAAATGTAATTTGGTACAGTGCCCTTAAATCTTATTACGACAGGTTTGTCTTGAGGAATAAGAACCTGATATTCATCATCAGTTAAAATGATTCTGTACTCAAGTTTTCCAGCCGGAGGTTGAGGTGGTAAAGCGCCAACGAGTTCACCATCTTTAAATTTCATTCTCTGAATTCGCCAGTTGTCGTTTGTCTTATGTCTTTTCCACTCGAGAACTCCGGTTACATTTTCATCTCTGACTTTAATTTTCACTACATGATGATCATCGCCAGAATGTGAACGATCGAGTGAATAGTTTATTGTAAAATCTTTAAGTACTGTTTTGCCTTTCAGCGGATAAGTTGGACCTGTTAGCCTCTGAAATATTGCTGTACCAACAGTCAGAATAAAAGCAATAATCCAGAGTATAATTGATTTTTTCATTCTCAGATAATAAAATTTTTTGTGGTTTGAAATTTATGAATGTTTCTGTTAAAACTTAACTGCAAAACCTATAGTCGGAAGAATTGGAAACATGTTATTTTGTTCACGACCCAATTTTAGATCATCGGTAATATACCAGTCGTACCCAATAACATTTTTTCTGTTATAAACATTAACGACATCAAGATAAAAATTCCAATCAAGGTTCCAGAAGTTTGCAAGAAAATTAAGACGAATATCAAGTCTGTGATAAGCTGGTTTTCTCGAATTTAATTTTTGATTTCCGAAATCAATATCATAAATAACCTGACCTTCTGCATTAGGATTTCCAAATGGTTTTCTGGTTGCAATTACCGGTGTATCAAAAACTCCATCGCCGTTGGTGTCACTATAAATAATTCTTGGCTTTATACCTAATGGAATACTTATAGGAAAGCCGGAACCATATTGCCAGCGAACTCCGACATTAAACCAACTATTAAATTCATAATTAAGAACTACATTGACCGTATGCCTTTGATCAAAACGGAAAGGAAGAGTTTCTCCTGATTCATAACGATCAGCATAAGCTAAAGAATATGAAATCCAACCTGAAAGTTTTGAACCTCTTTCAATATTTCTTTTTGCAAGAAAGAATTCAAAGCCATAAGCTTCGCCATCAGAATTGTTTACCGGAATCTGAGTGACTGAATCACCGATAACAGGTACTGGTCTTGTCCAGCTAGCTGAAAGTTTTGGATCTTTTCCCGGAATCAATTCTGTAATGAATCTTGTTCCAGGAACAATTTTTTGCACGATAAGATTATCAAAATTTTTATAGTAGGATTCAAATCTTAAACTCCACTCATTAGTAAGCCATCTTTCAATGCCGATTACATAATGAGTTGCTTTTTCGGCTTCGAGTGATTTTGTGAATTTTTCATCAAGATCAAATAAAACATTTTGATCACGAAGTTTTTCATATCCGGGAGATTGATAATAAATTCCCCAAACGGTTCTTAAAGTTGTGATTTCATCTATTGCATAAGACATCGAAATTCTAGGAGCAACATATTGCTTATCCAATAGATCATAATAATCAAATCTTAGACTTGGATTGAAATAAAATCTGTTTGTCACTTTAAAGTTATTCTGAACATATGCTCTATATCTGTTATAATTTTTTACATCTTTTATATCGCTGAGAGCTGCTCTGAATTGCGGATTAGCTCTGAATATAGCTTCAAGCTGCGGATCAAGTTCAAAATTAAAATCAATTGTAGTTTCCATTTTATCAAAGCCAACTCCGGCTTCAAAAGTGTTTTCACCCCAAAGGTAGGTGAATTTATCATCAAAAGAGATTTTCCGATAGTCAAATGTTCCATTGAATTTAAAGCCAAGAAGATATGGCTTTAGAGTATCGGGAATTGCATCTTCAAAAGTTGATCTGTTTAGTGAAGGGTCAAGTATTTGTGAATCGAAATCTGTATCACCGTTATTTTTGTACCAAGATACAACTACTTTGTTTAACAATTTTTTAGACGGTGCAAAATGCCATGCAGCAGCCAGTACATCATTTCTTGTGATATTAAAAACCCCTACACTATCCGGAGTGTTTCTATCTTTTCCGCTAATTACATTTACTCCATCGCGGGAAAGAATTCCATTTAAGAGTATTTTACTTCCGTTAAAAGGACCAAAAACAAGCTTTGCCTGAAAGTCATAAAAATTTGGGAAGGAAGTGTTATCATCAACTAATCCGGCACTTTTAACAAACGGTTCAATAATCAAATCATAGTATGTTCTCCTGGAATTTATCAACCAACTTCCTTTTATGTTAAAAGGATTTCTTCCTTCCAGCACAATATTCGCATCAACAATTGAAGCATTGATATTTCCTTTGAAAGCTTTGGAAGCATCGCCTTCACGGTTGGTAACATCTAGAACTGCAGATAATCTGTCACCATATTTAGCCGGAAATCCACCTGAAATAAGATTTACATCTGAAACTGCATCCGGATTGAACATACTTATCACACCGTACAAACGATATGGATTGAAGACTTCAATGTCATCCATTATGATTAGATTTTGGTCCGGACCACTGCCACGAACAATTAGCTGAGAAGAAAAATCATTCGGTGCAATTACGCCGGGAAGCGATTGAAGAGTTCGGAATACATCTTCAACTCCTCCTGCAAGTATTTTAGCACTTTTAGGATTCAGATCAATAAGACTTGTTCTTGTGTCTTTCTGCTCCTGTTGTCTTAGAGCAGTAACAACAACTGTTTGAACTTCAATTACCTTTTCTTTTAAAATCACATTCAGTTCAATTGTTTTATCAGGAAGAATCTCTACTTCAATCTCTTCAGTTTCGTAACCAACTGCACTAAATCTGATTTCAAGTTCTTTGGCAGGAAGATTTTTAAGATGATACTCTCCATCAGTATTTGTTGCGTCACCAATCCCAAGTTCTGGAACAAAAACATTAACAGATGGAATTGGAATTCGTCCGTCAGTAACTTTTCCTTTAAGATTTCCGGTTTGTGAAAATAAAATTGATGAATAAATCAGGATTATTGAAAATATAAATCGCATAGAACTACTTTTTTCATTCAAACAAAAAATTTCTGAAAATCATTCCAATTTCTATTTATAAATAAATAGAAAAGAATCCCGAGTAAAGTCCCAAATTTATCTCGTGAAAGTGTGATTTATTTCCGGATGGTTGAAAATTGTATCTGTAACGAGTGAAGATTGTGAAAGTATCAAAAAGTCTGAAAAGTCCTACTGTAAATTCAGGTGCAATGCCATTGTTTCCGGCAAAGTTAGTGTAACCTCCAATTCCCGGTGCAACATATTCTATTACTGGCAACTCAAATAATCTTTTATAACTCATTCTGAAAAATTTTTTGTCCTCTGTTTTGAAGATGTATGTTAATTCTATTGCAAAATATGATGCGGGATATCGAAAGCTTTTTGATCTAAATGAAAGAAACGGAATTTCTTTTGTCAAACTAAAATAGGATTGATTATTCTGAATCACATAATTTGGAGTTGGAAGAAGAAAAACAAATCCACCGAATAAGCACAAAGTAAGTAAACTTGAACCACCTGTAATTACAGGTTCATAAGGTAAATCAAAATCAAATGTTTCTGATGTAACTCTGTTGCCAAGTGAGTCTTCAACCTGAATAACGAACTGAACCTGCTTGTCAGTAAATGTCAGTTTCGTAATGTCAATTTGGATATTGTGCATTTCAGAAAAATCTTTGCTCACATCGAATTCATATTTTTTTTCCAAAATCACTTTTGATTTTGCCGGAACATCAGTATAAAATGATAAAATGAATGGATGAGGTGTATCGGGTTTGCAATAGGCATCTATAAGAAATATTTCAATTCCTTGCTGAGTTGTATCTTCACTCTGAGCAAAATTTAAATGTGTTATGAAAATTGTAAGAACGATTATTATTAATTTTTTCATATGGTTCTACTATTATTCAGTGCAAACATAAACAAAGCCGGATAAATTGATTTTGATTAATTACTCAGAAAAAAACAACTACTTAAAGAGTGCCTGCTTAATATCTTCGATTAAATCTTCGATATCTTCAATTCCAACAGAAAATCTAACAAGTGAATCTGTTAGTCCCATTTTATCTCTTTCTTCTTTGGGAACTGAAGCATGTGTCATTGATGCTGGATGACAAATAAGACTCTCAACTCCACCGAGAGATTCTGCAAGTTTAAAAATCTTAATATTGTTCAGAACTTTTTTTGCTGAATTAATATCACCAAAATCTGCTGAAACCATTCCACCAAATCCTCTCATTTGTTGCTTTGCAAGTTCGTGTTGCGGATGAGATTTTAGTCCTGGATAAATAACTTTTTTGGCAAGTCCTGATTGTTCGAGAAAGTTTGCTAATTCAATTGCATTTGCCTCGTGTTGTTTCATTCTTACAGCAAGAGTTTTTGTAGAACGAAGAACAAGCCAGCAATCAAATGGCGATGGAACTCCACCTGCCGCATTCTGAATGTATCTTAATCTTTCGTGGAGTTTTTCATCGCTTGTAACTAAAATGCCACCAATGATATCACTATGGCCATTTAAATATTTTGTTGTTGAATGAAGAACAATATCAATTCCGAATGTAAGAGGATTTTGAAAATAAGGACTCATAAAAGTATTATCACATACAGAAATCAGATTATTCCGTTTAGCAATTTCTGCAACTCCTTTCAGGTCAGTAATATTCAGCATTGGATTAGTTGGAGTTTCCACATAAATCATTTTAGTATTTGGTTTGATTGCCTGCTCAATGTTTTTCAAGTCTGTTGTATCAACCCACGAAAAATCCAAACCATAATTTTTCATGTTTAATTCATACAAACGATAAGTACCACCGTAAACATTGTTTGAAACAACGATATGATCGCCAGCTTTTACCAAACTCATAAGAGCATGCGTTGCTGCAAGTCCTGATGCGAATGCAATTCCATACTTACCTTTTTCAAGTGTGGCTATATTTTTCTCTAATGCTTGCC contains:
- a CDS encoding TonB-dependent receptor; its protein translation is MRFIFSIILIYSSILFSQTGNLKGKVTDGRIPIPSVNVFVPELGIGDATNTDGEYHLKNLPAKELEIRFSAVGYETEEIEVEILPDKTIELNVILKEKVIEVQTVVVTALRQQEQKDTRTSLIDLNPKSAKILAGGVEDVFRTLQSLPGVIAPNDFSSQLIVRGSGPDQNLIIMDDIEVFNPYRLYGVISMFNPDAVSDVNLISGGFPAKYGDRLSAVLDVTNREGDASKAFKGNINASIVDANIVLEGRNPFNIKGSWLINSRRTYYDLIIEPFVKSAGLVDDNTSFPNFYDFQAKLVFGPFNGSKILLNGILSRDGVNVISGKDRNTPDSVGVFNITRNDVLAAAWHFAPSKKLLNKVVVSWYKNNGDTDFDSQILDPSLNRSTFEDAIPDTLKPYLLGFKFNGTFDYRKISFDDKFTYLWGENTFEAGVGFDKMETTIDFNFELDPQLEAIFRANPQFRAALSDIKDVKNYNRYRAYVQNNFKVTNRFYFNPSLRFDYYDLLDKQYVAPRISMSYAIDEITTLRTVWGIYYQSPGYEKLRDQNVLFDLDEKFTKSLEAEKATHYVIGIERWLTNEWSLRFESYYKNFDNLIVQKIVPGTRFITELIPGKDPKLSASWTRPVPVIGDSVTQIPVNNSDGEAYGFEFFLAKRNIERGSKLSGWISYSLAYADRYESGETLPFRFDQRHTVNVVLNYEFNSWFNVGVRWQYGSGFPISIPLGIKPRIIYSDTNGDGVFDTPVIATRKPFGNPNAEGQVIYDIDFGNQKLNSRKPAYHRLDIRLNFLANFWNLDWNFYLDVVNVYNRKNVIGYDWYITDDLKLGREQNNMFPILPTIGFAVKF
- a CDS encoding trans-sulfuration enzyme family protein yields the protein MGFSTDAIHAGQIPEPITGAVITPIYQTSTYAQSELGKSTGFEYGRTHNPTRQALEKNIATLEKGKYGIAFASGLAATHALMSLVKAGDHIVVSNNVYGGTYRLYELNMKNYGLDFSWVDTTDLKNIEQAIKPNTKMIYVETPTNPMLNITDLKGVAEIAKRNNLISVCDNTFMSPYFQNPLTFGIDIVLHSTTKYLNGHSDIIGGILVTSDEKLHERLRYIQNAAGGVPSPFDCWLVLRSTKTLAVRMKQHEANAIELANFLEQSGLAKKVIYPGLKSHPQHELAKQQMRGFGGMVSADFGDINSAKKVLNNIKIFKLAESLGGVESLICHPASMTHASVPKEERDKMGLTDSLVRFSVGIEDIEDLIEDIKQALFK